The following coding sequences lie in one Myxococcus xanthus genomic window:
- a CDS encoding MlaC/ttg2D family ABC transporter substrate-binding protein, with the protein MIASLLAATLLAAAPGPLTVVQSGNADVQKAANAPGATAQSLATVVEKFVDFEELAKRALGDKTWAGLQPAQRKEFTETMTGLLRASYAQKALGQAQAQVKYGEEGVDGNEASVGTTVTVKKDAVPVEYRLYRTSATGAWRIYDVITDEVSLVDTYKGQFRKLLADKGFDGLLSTLKSKRTQLEKENAASAEKSAEQTAVP; encoded by the coding sequence ATGATTGCTTCCCTGCTTGCCGCCACCTTGCTTGCCGCCGCGCCCGGCCCACTGACGGTCGTCCAATCCGGGAATGCGGACGTGCAGAAGGCCGCCAACGCGCCCGGTGCCACTGCGCAGTCGCTCGCCACCGTCGTGGAGAAGTTCGTCGACTTCGAGGAACTGGCGAAGCGTGCGCTGGGTGACAAGACCTGGGCCGGCCTCCAGCCCGCCCAGCGCAAGGAGTTCACCGAGACGATGACGGGCCTGCTGCGCGCGTCCTATGCCCAGAAGGCCCTGGGGCAGGCGCAAGCGCAGGTGAAGTACGGCGAGGAGGGCGTCGACGGTAACGAGGCCTCCGTGGGCACCACGGTGACGGTGAAGAAGGACGCCGTCCCCGTCGAGTACCGCCTGTACCGCACGTCGGCGACCGGAGCGTGGCGCATCTACGACGTCATCACCGACGAAGTGTCCCTCGTGGACACGTACAAGGGGCAGTTCCGCAAGCTGCTCGCCGACAAGGGCTTCGACGGCCTGCTGTCCACGCTGAAGAGCAAGCGGACGCAGTTGGAGAAGGAGAACGCGGCGTCGGCCGAGAAGAGCGCGGAACAGACGGCGGTCCCCTGA
- a CDS encoding class I fructose-bisphosphate aldolase: MPHTDRVKQILSWYPSDNPGTLTNLARLLNTGTLAGTGKLVILPVDQGFEHGPARSFGPNPAGYDPDYHINLAIESGCNAYAAPLGFLEAVAGRYAGEIPLILKVNNSDTLAKVPHPMSAVTSSVKDAVRLGCTAVGYTIYPGSGARNEQYEDLRDIIAEAKSYGLPTVLWAYPRGNLSKEGETGIDVVAYAAQISAQLGAHVIKVKPPQDHIEQAEAKKAFEKAGIPTKTMADRVREVVRSAFNGKRIVIFSGGEAKGTDALLEEIKQINAGGGFGSIMGRNAFQRPHEESIKLLKDVMAIFAGKA; encoded by the coding sequence ATGCCCCATACCGATCGCGTCAAGCAGATCCTGTCGTGGTACCCGTCCGACAACCCCGGCACGCTGACCAACCTGGCCCGGCTGCTGAACACCGGCACGCTGGCCGGCACGGGCAAGCTCGTCATCCTCCCGGTGGATCAGGGCTTCGAGCACGGCCCGGCCCGCTCCTTCGGTCCGAACCCCGCCGGCTATGACCCGGACTACCACATCAACCTGGCCATCGAGTCGGGCTGCAACGCCTACGCGGCGCCGCTGGGCTTCCTGGAGGCGGTGGCCGGCAGGTACGCGGGTGAGATTCCCCTCATCCTCAAGGTCAACAACTCCGACACCCTGGCCAAGGTGCCCCACCCCATGTCCGCGGTGACGAGCTCCGTGAAGGACGCCGTCCGCCTGGGCTGCACCGCCGTCGGCTACACCATCTACCCGGGCTCCGGGGCGCGCAACGAGCAGTACGAGGACCTCCGCGACATCATCGCCGAGGCCAAGTCGTACGGCCTGCCCACCGTTCTCTGGGCCTACCCCCGCGGCAACCTGTCCAAGGAGGGTGAGACGGGCATCGACGTGGTGGCGTACGCGGCGCAGATCAGCGCCCAGCTCGGCGCCCACGTCATCAAAGTGAAGCCGCCGCAGGACCACATCGAGCAGGCCGAGGCGAAGAAGGCCTTCGAGAAGGCCGGCATCCCCACCAAGACGATGGCGGACCGCGTCCGCGAGGTCGTCCGCTCCGCCTTCAACGGCAAGCGCATCGTCATCTTCTCCGGCGGCGAGGCCAAGGGCACCGACGCCCTCCTGGAGGAGATCAAGCAGATCAACGCCGGCGGCGGCTTCGGCTCCATCATGGGCCGCAACGCCTTCCAGCGTCCGCACGAGGAGTCCATCAAGCTCCTCAAGGACGTGATGGCCATCTTCGCCGGCAAGGCGTAA
- a CDS encoding TolC family protein yields MRRHLDHGVTMALVLVAGVAGAQLTPGSVGTGSSPSTGTGSTPAPSTPGATPAPTTPDLGTPGSDAPTTVPDTGAPGGTRPTPRVGTGGRELPPSPPGIAPSSIEETPGSSQRGQAISPAPVLEPSAEAEQVKEGVTDAPDSEEKSARREPLTLAQLVTRAREADSRVEEATAELRKFQALYQQARWAWFPKFEITVGAGGPTPEARNDGLGGPPTTEATYKGDLNFGRVGVTMFSTGNAVLPLYTFGKLTALEKAGAQGPVLGAALRERTRNEVGFQAAQAYFGYQLARNGLQQIEEVSKRLEDAGQRIERLLKEDSGQVSAVDSYKVRFFRQIVEARKAEALQGRQFALAAIGLLANVGPEDAVTVVEEDLELKEDVPVPSLEQALVRAEQSRPELTAVAAGIAAREQEVFIRERSYYPDLGLAGFYDVRFTTSATRQRTPFAFDPFNDRTAGLGLVMRGTFDIPIKDAQLEQARAELDKLRAQEKQIRAGIRLEVSKVHGELVSAWSRARAFGEAERSARRWVTAAFTAFDLGTGDTRDLVDAFTAYAQASGDKGKSWHDVRVGMAALARVTGAPLAPGE; encoded by the coding sequence ATGCGCAGACACCTGGATCATGGCGTGACAATGGCGCTGGTGCTCGTGGCGGGCGTTGCCGGAGCGCAGCTCACCCCCGGTTCGGTCGGGACGGGGAGCAGCCCTTCAACCGGCACCGGAAGCACGCCGGCCCCCTCCACGCCCGGCGCTACGCCAGCGCCGACGACGCCGGACCTGGGGACGCCGGGTTCCGACGCGCCGACGACGGTGCCTGACACTGGGGCGCCCGGAGGGACGCGGCCCACGCCGCGCGTGGGAACCGGGGGGAGGGAATTGCCGCCGAGTCCGCCGGGCATTGCTCCCAGCTCCATTGAGGAGACGCCGGGTTCCTCCCAGCGGGGGCAGGCCATTTCACCCGCACCAGTCTTGGAACCCTCCGCCGAGGCGGAGCAGGTGAAGGAGGGCGTGACGGATGCGCCGGACTCGGAGGAGAAATCCGCGCGGCGGGAGCCGCTGACGCTGGCGCAGCTGGTGACGCGGGCTCGCGAAGCGGACTCCCGGGTGGAGGAGGCGACGGCGGAGCTGCGCAAGTTCCAGGCGCTCTACCAACAGGCGCGGTGGGCCTGGTTCCCCAAGTTCGAAATCACCGTGGGCGCGGGAGGCCCCACGCCCGAGGCCCGCAACGACGGCCTGGGTGGACCGCCCACCACGGAGGCTACTTATAAAGGAGACCTGAACTTCGGCCGCGTCGGCGTGACGATGTTCTCCACCGGCAACGCGGTGCTGCCGCTCTACACCTTCGGCAAGCTGACGGCGCTGGAGAAGGCGGGCGCGCAGGGGCCGGTGCTGGGGGCCGCGCTCCGCGAGCGCACGCGCAACGAGGTCGGCTTCCAGGCCGCGCAGGCGTACTTCGGCTACCAGTTGGCGCGGAACGGGCTTCAGCAGATTGAAGAGGTGTCGAAGCGGCTGGAGGACGCTGGCCAGCGCATCGAGCGGCTGCTCAAGGAGGACTCGGGCCAGGTGTCCGCTGTGGACTCGTACAAGGTCCGCTTCTTCCGGCAGATTGTCGAAGCGCGCAAGGCGGAGGCCCTGCAGGGGCGTCAGTTCGCGCTCGCCGCCATCGGCCTGCTGGCGAACGTGGGGCCCGAAGACGCCGTCACCGTCGTGGAAGAAGACCTGGAGCTCAAAGAGGACGTTCCGGTGCCCAGCCTGGAGCAGGCTTTGGTGCGCGCGGAGCAGTCCCGTCCGGAATTGACGGCCGTCGCCGCCGGCATCGCCGCTCGCGAGCAGGAGGTCTTCATCCGCGAGCGCAGCTACTACCCGGACCTGGGTCTGGCCGGCTTCTACGATGTGCGCTTCACCACCAGCGCCACGCGACAGCGCACGCCCTTCGCGTTTGATCCGTTCAACGACCGCACCGCGGGCCTGGGCCTGGTGATGCGGGGGACGTTCGACATTCCCATCAAGGACGCCCAGCTCGAGCAGGCCCGCGCGGAGCTGGACAAGCTGCGCGCGCAGGAGAAGCAGATTCGCGCGGGCATCCGCCTGGAGGTCTCCAAGGTGCACGGCGAGCTGGTGTCCGCCTGGAGTCGCGCCCGGGCCTTTGGCGAGGCGGAGCGGAGCGCCCGCCGGTGGGTGACGGCCGCCTTCACCGCGTTCGACCTGGGGACCGGTGACACACGTGACCTGGTGGACGCTTTCACGGCCTATGCCCAGGCTTCAGGTGACAAAGGCAAGAGCTGGCACGACGTTCGGGTAGGTATGGCCGCCCTCGCGCGGGTAACCGGGGCGCCGCTGGCTCCGGGTGAATAA
- a CDS encoding RsmB/NOP family class I SAM-dependent RNA methyltransferase, which produces MLRGEPLKAALANALREANGLGGQERRFTAMAVRELSRHQRLLDLAARLLGHTMGKVGLTEDQALVRYALWRRIFCGEGWARIGPEVRLPGPVRPRTIKDDLLQRVVEQPLPEAPLPESQTERLAIRYSFPNWLVQRLAQVYPEDVLEGLLASLDEEPSLHFRARPPGTRDAVLAALKEEGVNAEPVAAAPDAVRVTDSSHRVFETRMMKSGRLQVQDVGSQLISEMCRPREGSLEGFTVADVCAGAGGKTLALADFVGPRGKVLAGDRSRRRLAEARERVRHFSLRQVAFPHPLPLSDADVLLIDAPCSGTGSLAREPDQKWKLTAQEIAKYQATQSELLDEVSRQAKPGALIVYATCSVMPEEDEAVVEAFLAKHPDFTLEPVEDVLGAERAALAAQGPYLKALPPKVPGGGFFAARLRRTGAGPG; this is translated from the coding sequence GGGCGGCCAGGAGCGGCGCTTCACCGCCATGGCCGTGCGCGAGCTGTCCCGGCACCAGCGCTTGCTGGACCTGGCGGCCCGGTTGCTGGGCCACACCATGGGCAAAGTGGGGCTGACGGAGGACCAGGCGCTGGTGCGCTACGCCCTCTGGCGCCGCATCTTCTGTGGTGAGGGCTGGGCCCGCATCGGTCCCGAGGTCCGGCTGCCGGGGCCCGTGCGTCCGCGCACCATCAAGGACGACCTGCTCCAGCGCGTGGTGGAACAGCCGCTGCCGGAGGCGCCGCTCCCGGAGTCCCAGACGGAGCGGCTGGCCATCCGCTACTCGTTCCCCAACTGGTTGGTGCAGCGCCTGGCCCAGGTGTACCCGGAGGATGTGCTGGAAGGACTGCTGGCGTCGCTCGATGAGGAGCCGTCGCTGCACTTCCGCGCGCGGCCCCCGGGGACCCGGGACGCGGTGCTGGCGGCGCTGAAGGAAGAGGGCGTCAACGCCGAACCGGTGGCCGCGGCGCCGGATGCCGTGCGGGTGACGGACTCCAGCCACCGCGTCTTCGAGACTCGGATGATGAAGTCCGGCCGGCTCCAGGTGCAGGACGTGGGCAGCCAGCTCATCTCCGAGATGTGCCGTCCCCGGGAGGGCTCGCTGGAGGGCTTCACCGTGGCGGACGTGTGCGCCGGCGCGGGCGGCAAGACGCTGGCGTTGGCGGACTTCGTCGGGCCCCGGGGCAAGGTGCTGGCCGGGGACCGTTCGCGCCGTCGGCTGGCCGAGGCGCGTGAGCGCGTGCGTCACTTCTCCCTCCGGCAGGTCGCCTTTCCACATCCGCTTCCGCTGTCCGACGCGGACGTCCTTCTGATCGATGCGCCGTGCAGCGGCACGGGCTCCCTGGCGCGCGAGCCGGATCAGAAGTGGAAGCTCACAGCTCAGGAAATCGCCAAGTACCAGGCCACGCAGTCGGAGTTGTTGGATGAGGTGTCACGCCAGGCGAAGCCGGGTGCACTCATCGTCTATGCGACCTGCTCGGTGATGCCGGAGGAGGACGAGGCGGTGGTGGAGGCCTTCCTCGCGAAGCATCCGGACTTCACGCTGGAGCCAGTCGAAGACGTACTCGGCGCGGAGCGGGCGGCGCTCGCCGCGCAGGGGCCCTATCTGAAGGCGTTGCCTCCCAAGGTTCCCGGGGGAGGATTCTTCGCGGCCCGGCTGCGGAGGACAGGGGCGGGGCCGGGTTGA